The proteins below are encoded in one region of Vibrio sp. ED004:
- a CDS encoding YbaN family protein yields MAGGLCIFLAVLGIVLPVLPTTPFLLLASACFMRSNPKVHKWMHEHKTLGPLLNNWYQHGAVTRQVKTRGVFFILLSFALSIYFAPIIWVKAFLICVLVILLTWFMRLPTHELVADSKENHYH; encoded by the coding sequence ATAGCTGGTGGCCTTTGCATATTTCTCGCAGTTCTAGGGATAGTTTTACCTGTTCTTCCAACCACACCTTTTCTCCTTCTTGCTAGCGCATGCTTCATGCGAAGTAATCCGAAAGTTCATAAGTGGATGCACGAGCACAAAACGCTGGGTCCTTTACTGAACAATTGGTACCAACACGGTGCCGTCACCAGGCAAGTTAAAACGCGCGGCGTATTCTTTATCTTGTTGAGTTTTGCGTTATCCATCTACTTTGCCCCGATCATTTGGGTCAAGGCTTTCCTAATTTGTGTACTTGTTATTCTTCTCACATGGTTTATGCGACTTCCAACCCATGAGTTGGTTGCTGACAGCAAAGAAAATCACTACCATTGA
- the folC gene encoding bifunctional tetrahydrofolate synthase/dihydrofolate synthase — protein MSQQPIPQATSSLEMWLDYLSNIHTSAIDLGLDRAQAVASKANLTKPAQHVITVAGTNGKGSTCALMEAILLDAGYSVGVYSSPHLIRYNERVRINGQDLSDEKMVQSFDFIEKERGEISLSFFEYGTLAALRAFQTEAVDVVLLEVGLGGRLDATNIVDHDVSVITSLAVDHVDWLGDDINVIGFEKAGIYRSGKPAICGQPKPPATVAAHADDIKAEFYQVGIQYTYDVDGDTWNWRSGAFQLESLPIPSLPLPNAATALMALGTSELSISDVNVVNGMKNAQLPGRMQKISDQPVIVLDVAHNPHSAEYFAQQVTKQYAGKNLHVVVAMLHDKDIPATLEVLAPITTHWYPASLQGPRAATAAELCKSLPQGVEQYSNPVAAFEAALASVQGDDVVLVVGSFHTVGEVLEHWQKKGN, from the coding sequence ATGAGTCAACAACCTATTCCTCAAGCCACATCCTCTTTGGAGATGTGGCTTGATTATTTATCAAACATCCACACCAGTGCTATTGATCTTGGATTAGACCGAGCTCAGGCCGTCGCCTCTAAGGCAAACCTCACCAAACCTGCTCAACACGTCATTACTGTTGCCGGAACCAATGGCAAAGGCTCAACGTGTGCCCTGATGGAAGCGATTCTATTGGATGCTGGTTATTCTGTTGGTGTCTACAGCTCTCCTCACTTAATTCGCTATAACGAACGTGTTCGTATCAACGGCCAAGATCTCTCTGATGAAAAGATGGTTCAGTCTTTCGATTTTATTGAGAAAGAACGTGGCGAAATCAGTCTTAGCTTTTTCGAATACGGCACTTTAGCCGCGTTACGCGCATTTCAAACGGAAGCGGTCGATGTCGTTCTATTGGAAGTAGGGCTAGGCGGTCGTTTAGATGCAACGAATATCGTTGATCATGACGTGTCTGTGATTACGAGCTTGGCTGTCGACCACGTTGATTGGCTGGGTGATGATATTAATGTGATTGGCTTTGAGAAAGCGGGTATTTATCGTAGTGGTAAGCCAGCTATCTGTGGTCAACCTAAGCCACCGGCTACGGTTGCAGCGCACGCTGATGATATTAAGGCTGAGTTCTATCAAGTAGGCATTCAATACACTTATGATGTGGATGGTGATACTTGGAACTGGCGCAGCGGTGCATTCCAATTAGAATCTCTACCTATTCCAAGCCTACCGCTACCAAACGCAGCAACCGCGTTGATGGCATTGGGCACTTCAGAACTTAGCATCAGTGATGTGAATGTCGTTAATGGTATGAAGAACGCACAGCTTCCAGGGCGTATGCAGAAAATTAGCGATCAACCGGTGATTGTTCTAGATGTGGCACATAACCCACATTCAGCCGAATATTTTGCACAGCAAGTAACGAAGCAATACGCAGGCAAAAATTTACACGTTGTAGTCGCTATGCTTCATGACAAAGATATTCCGGCGACATTGGAAGTATTAGCCCCTATCACAACACATTGGTATCCAGCTTCGTTGCAAGGCCCACGCGCAGCAACAGCGGCTGAATTGTGTAAAAGCCTACCTCAAGGCGTAGAGCAGTATTCAAACCCTGTCGCAGCGTTTGAAGCGGCTTTAGCTTCTGTTCAAGGCGATGATGTTGTGTTGGTGGTCGGTTCTTTCCATACCGTAGGCGAAGTCTTGGAGCATTGGCAGAAAAAAGGAAACTAA
- a CDS encoding response regulator, whose product MYKTHSQPVMTSAQEVINQKCVMLVDDDPIFRRITSAYLDKIGYKVVEAENGLDALQKLRDSAPDLIVCDLSMPILDGIELVEELSLEYPSLPMIVVSATDDMSDVAKALRFGIKDFLAKPLEDHGHLGSAIANTLKDSYDNISDQRDFSSQWFCVDDGGEIPEDQELHWHLNYLQDNPSAAKDLLHALLPEKDTRQGSWCCSYRLLQSTEMMPLVFDYAWMMNGQFAFYLVDSSSSDNGSSASTLLVRALFHDYIRNRKDFNVDLKDIAEILEKGIECSKCATPVNALFGVANLAEGTISILPAGLDGHWSNGEMNQHIAAGERLGENCKKNFITRDLPIEQGCQLSLSLLGAASFSLDIHQGSTD is encoded by the coding sequence ATGTACAAAACTCACAGTCAGCCAGTAATGACCTCGGCTCAGGAAGTAATTAACCAAAAATGCGTAATGTTGGTTGATGATGATCCTATTTTTCGCCGTATAACCAGCGCGTATTTAGACAAGATTGGTTATAAAGTGGTTGAGGCTGAAAATGGGCTGGACGCTCTGCAGAAACTTAGAGACTCAGCACCAGATTTAATTGTGTGTGACTTATCAATGCCGATCCTGGACGGCATCGAGCTTGTAGAAGAGCTCAGTTTAGAATATCCGTCACTGCCTATGATCGTCGTGTCTGCTACCGACGATATGTCTGATGTGGCGAAAGCATTGCGATTTGGTATTAAAGACTTTTTGGCAAAACCTCTAGAGGATCACGGTCACTTAGGAAGTGCGATAGCGAATACGTTAAAAGATTCATACGACAATATTTCAGACCAACGAGATTTTTCAAGCCAATGGTTCTGTGTGGATGACGGAGGAGAGATCCCCGAAGACCAAGAGCTGCATTGGCATCTTAATTACCTACAAGATAACCCGAGCGCTGCAAAAGACTTACTGCATGCCCTGCTTCCTGAAAAAGACACAAGACAAGGCTCATGGTGTTGTAGTTACCGACTGCTGCAATCAACAGAGATGATGCCACTCGTGTTTGATTACGCTTGGATGATGAATGGGCAGTTTGCCTTTTACCTCGTCGATTCCTCTTCTTCTGACAATGGCAGTTCAGCGTCAACGCTGCTGGTGAGAGCCTTATTCCACGATTACATTAGAAATCGAAAAGATTTTAATGTTGATCTCAAAGATATTGCGGAGATTTTAGAGAAGGGTATTGAGTGCTCGAAATGCGCCACGCCCGTTAATGCTTTGTTTGGTGTTGCCAATCTTGCTGAGGGTACCATCTCTATTTTGCCAGCGGGTTTAGATGGACATTGGTCGAATGGTGAGATGAATCAACATATTGCGGCAGGTGAGCGCTTAGGCGAAAACTGTAAGAAGAATTTCATTACGAGAGACTTGCCGATTGAGCAAGGCTGCCAACTTTCATTAAGTCTGCTTGGAGCGGCGAGTTTTAGTTTAGACATACACCAAGGGTCTACCGATTAA
- a CDS encoding SPOR domain-containing protein, which translates to MASKFQSRLVGTIILVAIGVIVLPDVLDGKKLHYKEEFASIPIKPELDSNVEVFEVLDPVEDQIALPDSPVERVVESGVDDNSDTQTALVSEKEADKVAVVVKPVPEKNEYQDSAWIIQLMALKNADNAKNVVKDLQKRGYQAHTKQEKTFTRVIIGPDVSKSKLERQIKELEKITGSKGQLLKFKPLNP; encoded by the coding sequence ATGGCAAGTAAATTCCAAAGCCGATTAGTCGGCACCATCATTTTAGTGGCCATTGGCGTGATTGTATTGCCAGATGTGCTCGATGGTAAAAAGCTCCACTATAAAGAAGAGTTTGCAAGCATTCCGATTAAGCCAGAGCTTGATAGTAATGTTGAAGTGTTTGAAGTACTCGATCCTGTTGAAGATCAGATAGCGCTACCGGACTCTCCGGTTGAGCGAGTGGTCGAAAGTGGTGTTGATGATAATTCAGATACGCAAACGGCGTTGGTTTCTGAAAAAGAAGCAGACAAAGTGGCAGTGGTGGTTAAGCCGGTACCAGAAAAAAATGAATACCAAGACAGCGCTTGGATCATTCAATTGATGGCTTTAAAGAATGCTGACAACGCAAAAAACGTTGTTAAGGATTTACAGAAGCGTGGTTACCAAGCTCACACCAAGCAAGAAAAAACTTTTACGCGAGTAATTATTGGCCCGGATGTGTCTAAATCCAAACTTGAGCGACAAATTAAGGAATTAGAAAAAATTACGGGTTCAAAAGGCCAATTGCTCAAATTTAAACCGTTAAATCCATAA
- a CDS encoding CvpA family protein, whose translation MNWLDFVILGVIGFSAVISLVRGFAKEALSLVIWFGAFFIASQYYAKLAMYFTNIEDEMFRNGTAIAALFVATLVVGALVNYVIGQLVQKTGLSGTDRILGVVFGGLRGVLIVSAVLFFMDAFTAFPSSEWWKNSQLVPEFSRIIAPFFEHLQATSSFLSGAL comes from the coding sequence ATGAATTGGTTAGATTTTGTCATTTTAGGCGTGATCGGCTTCTCTGCCGTGATCAGTTTAGTTCGTGGTTTCGCTAAAGAAGCCTTGTCACTCGTAATTTGGTTTGGAGCATTTTTCATTGCTAGCCAGTACTACGCTAAATTAGCGATGTACTTCACCAATATCGAAGATGAGATGTTTCGAAACGGAACTGCGATAGCAGCATTGTTTGTTGCAACGTTAGTTGTTGGTGCCTTAGTTAACTATGTCATCGGTCAGCTAGTTCAGAAAACAGGCCTGTCAGGTACAGACAGAATCCTCGGTGTCGTCTTTGGTGGCTTACGTGGTGTTTTGATTGTTTCTGCAGTGTTGTTTTTCATGGATGCGTTTACTGCATTCCCAAGTTCTGAGTGGTGGAAGAATTCGCAGTTGGTTCCGGAGTTTAGTCGAATCATTGCGCCGTTCTTCGAGCATTTACAAGCAACATCTAGTTTCTTATCTGGCGCGCTCTAG
- the purF gene encoding amidophosphoribosyltransferase: protein MCGIVGIVGSTPVNQSIYDALTVLQHRGQDAAGICTIESNRFRLRKANGLVKDVFEAKHMQRLQGNVGIGHVRYPTAGSSSASEAQPFYVNSPFGITLAHNGNLTNANEVREKLFEKDRRHVNTTSDSEVLLNVLAHEIDTVKGNVTSDDVFRAVSNVHRTIRGAYAVTAMIIGHGMIAFRDPHGIRPLCLGKREVNGKTEYMVASESVALDAVGFDFMRDVAPGEAIYATFDGELFTKQCADNPQLNPCIFEFVYFARPDSFIDKISVYSARVEMGEMLGKRIKEEYADLDIDVVIPIPETSNDIALRIAQAINKPYRQGFVKNRYVGRTFIMPGQQQRKKSVRRKLNAIRSEFKDKNVLLVDDSIVRGTTSEQIIEMARDSGANKVFMVSAAPEVRFPNVYGIDMPSATELIAHGRDNETICKQIGADALIFQTLPDLISAVGMGNQDISRFDTSVFNGEYVTGDIDQAYLDFLDSLRNDDSKVQREIQQDLANLELHNEGA, encoded by the coding sequence ATGTGTGGTATTGTTGGAATCGTGGGTTCAACACCTGTAAACCAGTCTATTTATGACGCTTTAACGGTATTGCAGCATCGTGGCCAAGATGCCGCTGGTATTTGTACCATAGAAAGCAATCGTTTCCGTCTGCGTAAGGCGAACGGTTTAGTAAAAGATGTTTTTGAAGCAAAACACATGCAACGCCTCCAAGGTAACGTTGGTATTGGCCATGTTCGTTACCCGACAGCAGGTAGCTCAAGCGCGTCGGAAGCTCAGCCTTTCTACGTAAACTCGCCTTTTGGCATCACATTGGCTCACAACGGCAACCTAACGAATGCAAACGAAGTTCGTGAGAAGTTGTTCGAGAAAGACCGTCGTCATGTAAACACAACGTCGGACTCTGAAGTTCTACTGAACGTATTGGCTCATGAGATCGATACCGTTAAAGGTAACGTGACTTCTGACGACGTTTTCCGTGCTGTCTCTAATGTACACCGCACGATTCGTGGTGCTTACGCAGTAACGGCAATGATCATCGGCCACGGTATGATCGCATTCCGTGACCCACATGGTATTCGTCCACTGTGTCTTGGTAAGCGTGAAGTTAATGGTAAAACAGAGTACATGGTTGCATCTGAATCGGTAGCACTTGATGCTGTTGGTTTTGATTTCATGCGCGACGTAGCACCGGGTGAAGCTATCTACGCAACGTTCGACGGTGAACTTTTCACTAAGCAATGTGCAGACAACCCACAACTAAACCCATGTATCTTTGAGTTTGTATACTTTGCACGTCCAGATTCATTCATCGACAAAATCTCGGTTTACAGCGCACGCGTTGAGATGGGTGAGATGCTAGGTAAGCGTATTAAAGAAGAGTATGCAGACTTAGACATTGATGTGGTTATCCCAATTCCTGAAACATCGAACGATATTGCGCTACGCATCGCTCAAGCGATCAATAAGCCATACCGTCAAGGTTTCGTGAAAAACCGTTATGTTGGTCGTACGTTCATCATGCCTGGTCAACAACAGCGTAAGAAGTCGGTTCGTCGTAAGCTGAATGCAATCCGTTCTGAGTTTAAAGATAAGAACGTTCTATTGGTTGATGACTCTATTGTTCGCGGCACAACATCAGAGCAAATCATTGAGATGGCACGTGATTCAGGCGCTAACAAAGTCTTCATGGTTTCAGCTGCTCCAGAGGTTCGCTTCCCTAACGTTTACGGCATCGATATGCCGAGCGCAACTGAGCTGATTGCTCATGGTCGTGACAACGAAACGATTTGTAAGCAGATTGGCGCAGACGCTTTGATCTTCCAAACGCTACCAGACTTAATCTCTGCAGTAGGTATGGGTAACCAAGACATCTCTCGTTTTGATACTTCGGTATTTAACGGTGAATATGTAACGGGCGATATCGACCAAGCGTACTTAGATTTCCTAGATTCTCTGCGTAACGACGACTCAAAGGTTCAACGTGAGATCCAACAGGATCTAGCAAACCTAGAGCTACACAACGAAGGCGCTTAG
- a CDS encoding LysR family transcriptional regulator, translated as MKLDDLNLFRLVVENGSYTATSRKTMIPVATITRRIQALEDSLNLRLLNRHARKLSLTEAGERFFDECSPLLQRLSSTAEELTDVCKGASGKIRITAPSNLTKRMMMPMFSDFMTQYPDINIELMMNNQADQLDPTEWDVIFRVGPQRDSSLIARKISEVKDILIASPDYLAKNPAPSHAEELANHSLLKGYPLIKWQLSNSNEETVVNSEKGRFNANALNVVRQACSEGLGITLMPDVMIREYIEDGSLVQVLEDWSANPRDIYMLYNHKDHLPEKVRLFIDFVIAYHIH; from the coding sequence ATGAAATTAGATGATTTAAACCTCTTTCGACTCGTCGTTGAAAATGGGAGCTACACCGCAACATCGCGCAAGACTATGATTCCGGTTGCGACCATTACACGACGCATCCAAGCCTTAGAAGACTCACTGAACCTGAGGCTTCTCAATAGACACGCGCGTAAACTCTCTTTAACAGAGGCTGGCGAACGTTTTTTCGATGAATGCTCTCCGCTATTGCAACGTCTGTCTTCTACTGCAGAAGAGCTCACGGACGTATGTAAAGGAGCTTCCGGTAAGATTCGTATTACGGCACCCTCCAACCTGACCAAGCGCATGATGATGCCAATGTTCAGCGACTTCATGACTCAATACCCAGATATTAATATTGAGTTGATGATGAACAACCAAGCCGATCAGCTTGATCCAACCGAGTGGGACGTGATTTTCCGCGTCGGCCCACAACGTGACTCAAGCCTAATCGCAAGAAAGATCAGTGAAGTAAAAGATATTCTTATTGCTAGCCCTGACTACTTAGCGAAAAATCCGGCACCGAGCCACGCAGAAGAACTGGCTAACCACTCTCTTCTAAAAGGCTACCCTCTGATTAAGTGGCAGCTGAGCAATTCGAATGAAGAGACGGTGGTGAATAGCGAGAAAGGCCGTTTCAATGCGAATGCGCTTAATGTGGTGAGACAAGCATGTTCTGAAGGCCTAGGTATCACCCTGATGCCTGACGTGATGATTCGTGAATACATTGAAGATGGCAGCTTAGTGCAAGTCTTAGAAGATTGGAGCGCTAACCCTCGTGATATTTACATGCTTTATAACCACAAAGACCACCTGCCAGAAAAAGTTAGATTGTTTATTGATTTTGTGATCGCGTACCACATTCATTAG